The proteins below come from a single Oscillospiraceae bacterium genomic window:
- a CDS encoding NTP transferase domain-containing protein, with product MRPTVMPVYRPAASSILRSFLASGKRHLLLTGGRGSGKTTLLRALMPSLCPDAPMLLTAAVPGRWVEMRDTAAGAAAVIGRFDAALPPGENRMRPVPAGFAAVGLPALQRMAAAGGWAVLDELGYLESGCADFQQSVLDLLKVCRVLAVVRKQDTPFLRALCADPDAFVYDLDCPVPPLGCIVMASGLGRRFGGNKLMAELNGRPLAAHALALAAAPVFAGRIAVTRSAEVEALCRAGGFPVLRHAEPRRSDTVRLGLTALLAQQPDLQGCVFLPGDQPCLTRQTLEALAIGAAPDTIRRPAAPDGTPGSPVLFGRDYFAALLHLPDGSGGSAVLRAHPQAIRLLPTPAAELRDIDTRSDLEALRGGKG from the coding sequence ATGAGGCCTACCGTGATGCCTGTGTACAGACCAGCCGCGAGCTCTATTCTGCGTTCTTTTCTGGCCAGCGGTAAGCGCCATCTGCTGCTGACCGGCGGGCGCGGCAGCGGCAAAACAACGCTTCTGCGCGCACTTATGCCATCCCTCTGCCCCGATGCCCCGATGCTTCTCACCGCTGCTGTCCCGGGCAGATGGGTCGAGATGCGCGATACAGCCGCCGGGGCAGCGGCGGTCATCGGCAGGTTTGATGCCGCCCTGCCCCCCGGTGAAAACCGGATGCGCCCCGTGCCGGCCGGCTTTGCCGCCGTGGGACTGCCCGCCCTGCAGCGGATGGCGGCGGCCGGCGGCTGGGCCGTGCTGGACGAGCTTGGCTATCTGGAGAGCGGCTGCGCGGATTTTCAACAAAGCGTGCTGGATCTGTTGAAGGTCTGCCGCGTTCTCGCGGTCGTCCGCAAGCAGGACACCCCGTTCCTGCGCGCGCTCTGCGCCGACCCGGACGCCTTTGTGTACGATTTGGACTGCCCTGTGCCGCCGCTGGGCTGCATCGTCATGGCCTCGGGGCTGGGGCGGCGGTTCGGCGGCAACAAGCTGATGGCCGAGCTGAACGGCCGGCCGCTGGCTGCCCATGCGCTGGCGCTGGCCGCCGCGCCGGTGTTTGCCGGGCGCATTGCCGTGACCCGCTCGGCCGAGGTCGAGGCCCTCTGCCGTGCAGGGGGCTTCCCCGTGCTGCGCCATGCCGAGCCACGCCGCAGCGATACGGTGCGCCTTGGCCTGACCGCGCTGCTGGCGCAGCAGCCCGACCTGCAGGGGTGTGTGTTTCTGCCGGGGGACCAGCCCTGCCTGACCCGCCAGACGCTGGAGGCGCTGGCGATCGGTGCCGCGCCGGACACGATCCGGCGGCCGGCCGCACCCGACGGCACACCGGGCAGCCCTGTGCTGTTCGGGCGGGATTATTTTGCTGCCCTCCTTCACCTGCCGGATGGCAGCGGCGGCAGCGCCGTGCTGCGCGCCCACCCGCAGGCGATCCGCCTGCTGCCCACCCCCGCCGCCGAGCTGCGGGACATCGACACCCGCAGCGACCTTGAGGCGCTGCGCGGGGGCAAGGGGTAA